The genomic segment GTTCATCAGTCAATTCGTGTCGGCGCATCAGGCTGCCTCCTTCTCGTCCTTCCTGATGCGAGTGTACTGCACATTTCTGACCACCGCTTTCGCGTTACCGGACAGAACCTACATACATCAGACAAATCAAGCCAAGAAACATGGCCAGTCCCATCAGCACTGCACGCGCAGGGATGCTTGCAGTCGTCAATAAGATCAGAACACCACCAAACAATGCCGCTCCGACATAACCTGCGCTTACGGTAAACCAGTTGGGCCTGC from the Candidatus Eisenbacteria bacterium genome contains:
- a CDS encoding M50 family metallopeptidase — its product is MIISINWLFIPFRVINTLIHELSHIIAIRMTGGRFQRLKIFARGGGATPYQGRPNWFTVSAGYVGAALFGGVLILLTTASIPARAVLMGLAMFLGLICLMYVGSVR